A window of Malania oleifera isolate guangnan ecotype guangnan chromosome 5, ASM2987363v1, whole genome shotgun sequence contains these coding sequences:
- the LOC131156767 gene encoding ribosomal RNA small subunit methyltransferase, protein MAGGKMRKEKPSRAASHQFQGGIPFHKSKGQHILKNPALVDSIVQKSGIKSTDVILEIGPGTGNLTKKLLEAGKMVIAIEVDPRMVLELQRRFQGTPFSNRLKVIQGDVLKCDIPYFDICVANIPYQISSPLTFRLLSHRPFFRCAVIMFQREFAMRLVAQPGDNLYSRLSVNAQFLARVSHLLKVGRNNFRPPPKVDSSVVRIEPRRTLPPVNLKEWNGLLQLCFSRKNKTLGAIFRQKNVLSMLEKNYKTVRALQLSNKGSMDNTEMEIDVSVLSNSLEELNMEMDDGNDDEMETEDDASAGGSDFKDKVLGVLKERDFGLQRSSKLGQEDFLYLLSLFNKAGIHFA, encoded by the exons ATGGCAGGAGGCAAGATGAGGAAGGAGAAGCCTTCGCGTGCGGCTTCACACCAATTCCAGGGAGGCATACCCTTTCACAAGTCCAAAGGACAACACATCCTCAAAAACCCTGCTTTGGTTGATTCCATAGTCCAGAAATCAGGGATCAAGAGCACTGATGTGATTCTGGAGATAGGCCCAGGTACAGGAAATCTCACCAAGAAGCTTTTGGAAGCTGGGAAGATGGTAATTGCCATAGAGGTGGATCCTCGTATGGTTCTCGAACTTCAGCGTAGGTTTCAAGGGACTCCGTTCTCCAACCGCTTGAAG GTTATCCAAGGAGATGTGCTCAAGTGTGACATTCCCTATTTTGATATTTGTGTAGCAAATATACCTTATCAGATCTCTTCTCCTCTCACATTCAGGCTACTGTCGCACCGGCCTTTCTTCAGGTGTGCAGTTATAATGTTCCAGAGGGAATTTGCAATGAGACTGGTTGCGCAGCCTGGTGACAATCTTTATTCTCGTCTTTCTGTGAATGCCCAATTTTTGGCTCGAGTCTCACATCTCCTCAAGGTAGGACGGAACAATTTCCGACCTCCACCTAAAGTAGATTCCTCTGTTGTTCGAATTGAGCCAAGAAGAACATTGCCCCCTGTGAACTTGAAGGAATGGAATGGATTACTACAACTTTGCTTCAGTCGGAAGAACAAAACCCTTGGGGCTATTTTTCGGCAGAAAAATGTGCTCTCCATGCTAGAGAAGAACTACAAGACAGTGCGGGCACTACAGTTGTCTAATAAAGGTTCAATGGACAACACAGAGATGGAAATTGATGTATCAGTTTTAAGCAACTCCCTTGAGGAACTGAACATGGAGATGGATGATGGCAATGATGATGAAATGGAGACGGAGGATGATGCATCGGCTGGGGGTTCTGATTTTAAAGATAAGGTTTTGGGCGTGTTGAAGGAGAGAGATTTTGGACTTCAGAGGTCTTCAAAGCTCGGACAAGAGGATTTCTTGTATCTGCTGTCTTTGTTCAACAAGGCTGGCATTCACTTTGCTTGA